In the genome of Thunnus thynnus chromosome 6, fThuThy2.1, whole genome shotgun sequence, the window ATAAGAGTACATGGCTTTCTGTTCCCCCAGAGTCACTGTCAAGGCAGTTTGTTATTGGCCAATGGTGTGAAATTGAGTGTTAAAATTCATCGAAGTTGaacctgataaaaaaaaatccatgtagGCTTACCTCACATCTGCAAGTGAATCAGCTGATTGCACCGATTTCATTGAAATTAATCAATTTCACTCCTTTATTCTGGGGGTCATAAGATTTTTGATGTTctcatttatttgttatttgttattcattaggtaatgctttattttacaggtcccttaattttatactaatttcctggaaatgtACAGGTATTTGCaggtatttatattttatgttatttatacCAGTTAATTTTTAGACTATTACAGAGAGAGTGGTGCattttggtacaaattataagaaaaaactgaaaaaagtgttGAGTGGGCTTCATTGGTAAGTACTGCATTATATTTGGCTTCATACATAGTTGTACATTTGTATAAAATCTTAATGaattacataaacacatttcctgTACACCACTAAGTCTCATAACCTTTTCAAAGAATGTCTCAAGAATTAACAGTTACACAACAGCTACTTTTAGGAAGTTATTGAAAAAACATGATATGCTAATATATTGTTTGacatacaaaactacacactgaaaagtattttctgtcaattaacgagttgttaagagtctaatttattaagaatttaaCGAATTAACAACTACATATGAACCAACTAAACCAATTTATACCAAATTGCACaaccctctctgtaaaatgctCTAAAATTAACCGTTAAATATCTGCTAATTACTCAGAAAACTTCCAGGAAATTAGCATAAAATTAAAAGacctgtaaatgtaattttttttctttgaaaaatagTATTATggaaaatgaagaagaaaaaaaacacaaagtctaacttaactttcCAGTTTTTATTCCCAAGGTCAAGAATCAACCTTCAGGCACAAGATTTGTCTAATTTTCATGTGGATTTGCTTTCAGATATTatcataaatgtataaaattatTTTCCAGTACTCTGGTCCAGAAGTTGAAGTTGTGACTTTAACTTCCTGCAGGGTTACAGAGGAGCTTCGAGGGCTTATATCGCCACCCAGGGGCCGATGCTGCACACTGTGGGCGACTTCTGGGACATGGTGTGGCAGGAGAGGAGCAGCATCATCGTCATGGTTACAAGACTGAAGGAGAACAATGAGGTGAGGAGACGAAGTCTGCCTTCCTCCACAGgaggagaaacacttgtttgactcAAGAATCATAATCTCTTAATCTGAATTCATTTAATAAACAACACCcgactgtgtgtttgttccaGAAATGTGAGCTGTACTGGCCACAGCcgagggagaggagaaggatggtaaaggaggaggaggaggaagaggaggaacagagggaggaagaggaggaggaaggagagacagGTCGATTCGGCAGATTCCTCCTCAGAGTCAGAGACAGTCGAGAGAAAGACGGGTTCACTGTCACTGACATGGAGATTCAGgtacaataaacacaacaacatcaacacatATGGACTTATTTGTTtggaaatgatgaaatatgaaacaaaacaatagGATGCTATGTGATACAGAATAATATGatcaaatattatataatataatacagttTCATACACTGCACAGCACATTATAATTTAATCAATGACAATACTATATTGATTGACATAAAATAGTTACTAATTAAaactgcaagcagcgttgaacgggccctcacggacatgtagatgtcttcagacccgggctgttttcagacagcgcaagaaggagataaacatcacttcctttgtccacagttttgcctgctgctggggctgcttcgctgaaatttcatagggggcgctattaagccagtttgcatcactgatggaatattgtcatgtagacgtgttcaggccgggactcttatcaaacatatAAAGTTTAGTGCAGACCGGagaatttacaataaagttatagcaacttcctctgtcatggtgaaacatcaaacctcaacggtgtgaggatgagaattttctgcagggtgagacatgtctgtcttgctcacacctgtgtcatcaaaattaagcaagttttgggcccattcacttgaatttcaattagtaaattgaaaactcttgatgagtttgtgtgtgaaacaaattaatttcctaattttcatcaagtctatttttagaaaagtaaagacttttgacccacatgacctggtcaaagtttgattgacatgtgtactgtcaggtgtgtagagacaataagtaactgcagctggacacagaaaaatactcatatatttgaatggagagtgtgagtgaaccgctaggtgctcgggccctaataaaggaaaaactgcagtacagagctacaaattttagttttgatggtatttttctacatcactatcactaaactgtcatcCTCACTCcattttcccttcccctcataggtcatccccactactgaattataaatataaaacctataattattgtaaaataaatgataataacaccaaacttcatacaacgtttgtatataatgtactgtatgtatataggcctttctgctgcatcctacaaaaatgagctgcattcaacccccacaccagtggcagctggtgactcaaCAAATTGGGGAGGATAGGAggacatcaaactatatcattgtcccccacctgatgaaatcggaggggtggggggcaattttatatgccaataaaacaatttgcttttaaaaacaaaaacccctctAAGCTCATTACTCAATATACAGctcagccagacctcctgcacactcattcactaataacacaacatcaacaggtgactgaacaaccattcaattaaaaacgggatcaattccacatgaatgagtgagtccagacagatcactgtaacttcaacaagcaaactacccacaacacattatatatatatatatatatatatatatatatatatatatatatatatatatatatacaagaatgcagcagatatatatatatatatatatatatatatatatctgctgcattcttgttaaggagataaattcacacaacagccacacagagagacatttaaccatcagagatgaaattagtgaccaaagagacagagagagagaagctgtatctgactcacgttatctgatgtcttcttctttctatcatggagatgaagtattcatgtcatagcatccatttgtgactgttggtcatcctgtttgttagttaacagaactttatggctgcagCTTAagcagtctgatatcattagcaacaatgacaaacaagctaactcctggttgtttctccggttgttTCTCTCTCCAACCGCTCCCTGgcggtgtcctgctgctgctgcgctgaccagtccagataatttctcccattagcttaacaatagtccttaacagtccttccatggatatataaagagtccttcaggctactaccacaagccagctgttgcattggctagcgcaaggagctatctactgctgctactctgccttacagtggagagaattgtagatgaattctggaaactatcattggaccaactcaatgtcaatattgcattctggttgttgattggctAGGGAGGACAGCCTCCATTGGAGaatcattttacgtgtcttttccaaagaagagagaaaaaatatgttgtaaataatactgggatttggtaatggtttatttcaaccaaatattcttttttatattttgatctccctcttgcctctcaaaaaatagaggaggatcaacctcctatggaccagcctccactgtgTGCGGCACatcccctccccaccccctttcttccctcctctctctctccctctcagttggacaGGAGAATGTTAGAGtacacttcttgtgaaatctaCGCATAAATCCCATtgctttggccaaatcttacattaaaaatcatatttttggtAGGAAATTCCGTTGccaatccattgatacaggtttgaaagtggtcagacttatagtttagacgtcagaagcctctgtttgacacaaagttcatgcctccccattgccttacattgtaagggtgatgtggcactgcaactgtCAGGGCTTAtgaaatccaaaccgttcgagttattacaaagtttttaacaacttttgttcagcacagtgtcataagttatgtattaaagtttgaagccgaaaccattaacgccctcggatgAGATAGCGGTTGTTTGAAGGCCAAAACTGAGGCAAAGTCTTATATTGACAAGTAATTGCAGACTTcttgttggatttaggtcaggggtgtcagtgtatgatttgcaGGTCTTGATGagaaaaataattgatttttggtttgatctctctacgacattcctactggccgtggcggccatttaaGTttcataggtggcgctagagagcacattttggcacattTGGggttactttttacattttatcaaattttcaccctttgggctcaggccctaaaaaTAAGCAGACCTGCAAGAGGATGTACTGGTGTCCAAACATCTGACACAACTTGGAATTAAAGGTGTTCGACTCTGGTACCACAGTGGTTGTGGCTTTAGTGTCTGCACCAAAACtcctttaaataaatgattatgtACCCATCACAAGTGTTGAAGTATTTACTAGTTCAAGGATTCTACCCTGTAGTACACTGTAGTACACAATTATGCATGATAGAAAGAAACTGACCCGATCACAACAGAATGAACGTTAATCTCAACAAATGTCAGTCCTTGTTCAAGAGTGCATTTTCAGACACATTCAAAACTCATCAGAGCAAAATATCCTCCACAGTGTgagaaaacagagcagaatgTGTTAGCTATCAGATTTAGAGGGGAAAATTATCAGCAGTGTTTAGAGATAACTCAGAAATGTGGCCACGTTCTGAAAGcaattatgtgaaaatgtgacTGATCACACAGCAGCGTTTGAATGATTGATTTATTAACTGATGACTTTATTCGATACTTTGAAAAGGAAACATGCGCCTGTTCTTACAAAGTTATCAaggataaaacacaataaagataGAAAGCTTATTTCCATTATGGTCCTTAattgggggaggggggtgagtGCACTGAGCAgcatcattttacaacacaaacaacatcaCAATAAtagagaacaacaacaacaacacaacaacacacacacacacacccaacaacagcaaaaaaacagcagcaacaacaacaacaaacatcatcACCATTTGAGACATCAACATATTCCATGTAGAACTGCACTGACTGCATCATTTCATCCTATCTGGGCAGGTGTGTCTGTATCTCTATATACAGCTAATGTGAGTTAAACAgtaaacaacagtaaacaatCTTCTGTAAACTTTGAACGactaaaagtaaaagttttttATCATAAAGATTGATTATTGTTaatgcaaataataaaatactgatCTTCATTGTGCTCACCTGTATGATAGATGATGTAACatgaaattaaaccaaaacttGTTTTCCAATCAAATCTTACATGTTTATACATCACTATAAGTATAACATCAATTACATGtgatatgtgtgtataaataagCAACAGACTGATTAACCAAATTGTTTTCAAGGGCTCTTAACGTACACTTTAATACACTATATGGCTTACAATATAATCAAATATTGTATAACATAATGCAGTATCATACATAACATGATTAATACAACACATGATAATTTGATCCATTACAATAAGATATTGATGGATAGACCTGCAGAGGGTATACTGGGGTCCAAATCACCTGATGCAACTCACAGTCGAATCCCTGCAGCCAGTTTCCAGCAGCACATTAATGAACACGGTGTCAGAATCACACTATACTGTCACATATAGAGTCCAAATACTGCTTCATGCTAATAATACTGATTagataataatacaatacaatttgATATGATTAGAACACATTACACTTGCAGCCACTGCAAATATTCTTATCAGTGCAGTGGATGTAATAACATctgtaaaacatctgtgtgtctttctggGATTTTACATCAGAATCTGACACGTTCTATATTAAACCATTTTCATGGACCTGTTGTGTTAACAAGAGGCTCCACTAGAGGGGACTGTTGTGCTTAAATTTGGTCCAAACTCTTTTTCAGTGAAGGCAGCCAGGATGTGGAATTCTTTGCCGCTGAGTATCAGAGAGTGCAGCAACTTTTTATATCactttttaaatctcatttgaAAACATGGCTGAAGGATGTTCAGACATGCAGTCACTGAGCTGAGATTCACTGATTAGGTTGGTGAGCATTAATACAACATGtccatgtttctgttttgtttttttctatcttgaTTTTAATATTGATGTTTCACAGTGTAAAGTTTTAATTCACCACaactgattgttttcttttacttcaCCAGCTTGTGCAACACTGGTGGCCTCCGCTCAGGGACTACACATGGAAATTAGCTTTAAGCTGTATCTCGCACAATATATATTGTGCATTTTCcttgttaaataaacaataaaataaaataacatatacTGAAGTTTGTTtcatgtgattgtgtgtttgtgtgcagctgtgttCAGAGCGTCGTCGCGTCAGACACTACTGGTTCACCTCTTGGCCTGACCACCACATCCCACAATGCATCGCTCCTCTGCTGAGactggtggaggaggtggagatgtATAGCAAGTCCCTCCTACCACCCagctctcagccaatcacaaccCCCATGCCTGGTTCCGGACCAATCATCGTCCACTGCAGGTTGGTTCCTTATCAAACACAGTTTACAATGATTTTGTTAGTTTGTTAGAGTCCAAGTAAATGTAAATTTTCACAGCTACATGAGTGCCTCTCTCTTTTTATAATTTGGAGAATTATCATAAAACTAACAACAGActtgatttattaaaaatgatgtttttcaaatgttgtAAACTCTTATGTAGTTTGTGAATGAGCGAAGTGAATCACCACTCAAAGTGTCCAGAACTGACAACATGCTGACAAACTGAGGAACATACTGTCTGTAAACATGAACATACTGTTTCTAAAATACACCAGAGGATCACTATCTGGGTTACCTAACAGTAAAACCATCAGCTTGTGATGTTGCAAACCAGAGCAGCAGATGTGTTGAAAGCTACTTCCTGTTTGAGAGCGTGGACGGTTGTACCTGAGCAGCCAACCACAGCTTGAGGTGTGGAACTGACCCACAGTATGTTTTCACATGCAAATAATCTGCTGCGTGCATGAAAAGGCAGAAAATTGTTTTCTAGAGATACCACTAGAAAGAagaagtaaatgaaaaacaaaaattatagCTATATaatactgaaaaaacaaaattctttccttcagtttttatgtccacAGTCTTTTACCTTTTGACTTCTTGTAACAGCACCAGATAGTTTAATATATATTACAGGGGAGTTTAATGTTCATATGAGCCATAAAAGTGCTCCAACTGTGAATCACTAACATTATGTAGGTGTCATGCAAGAATCACTGGTGTAAACAGATTCATTGTTTGCTAACACTTAACATCCcgttatttaacatttataatcataatttaataaatgctttataacacaCTTTGATGTATGCACATACGCacatataaggacattttaagtgtttattaatgtacagtattaatTCTAACTCCTCCCATGATGACAGTTGTGTTTTACCATAAtgtcatttattaaatgtttatatagcAGCAAACATTTCTGggtgcccacaggaggagttatagctGTTGactaatacattaataaacacttgtATCTGCTTACAGCCACATTATAGTGGATTAAAACCGCTTAACTGTTTATGTACTGATAATAAACGCTAAATACAGGGACTTAAGATAAAGTGTTACCCTTTTACTACATATGAAATGTACAAGTCAAGTGGTCCAATAAATATccaaataaataactaaaatcaACTTTGCAAAATTAAGATTCTGTTGAGAGCtgctaattctccagtcagtGCCATTAAACctttgcagaagaagaggaagcaactagatgacgtcattaaaagagcggcAGTCAAAgccgatggaaaacatgatggaaataagacatttctgtttgtttcatgtactgatttgaggaaggttacagtctcctcatcgctccacacagatctgatgttttcatctcttcagtgacgtttaagtcacatgattcatgtacatcatcatttattcactcagtctgtttacatttgattttcatccacacagctgctgttacacCTCAGACAGCAACAAACATcttgtttccagtttttttcaatgcataaattgaaaatgtgataaaaacaggtggatgcaAACACAACtaatctcctctcctctcctctcctcctcctctcagtgCAGGTATAGGGAGGACAGGTTGTTTTATAGCCAGCAGTATCGGCTCTcagcagctcagagaaactGGTCAGGTCGACATCTTGGAGACAGTTTGTCAGCTTCGACTCGATAggttggtgaaaaaaaaaaatcacctttccgtttctgtctctttttcatcagtctctcctctctctcttctcactgtCTGGTGTAACATTTTGCTTATTCCCTAAATGTAGCTTGTTTAACctgtacccccccccccccccccctttcctctCATGCAGGGGTGGTATGATCCAAACCACGGAGCAGTACCAGTTCCTGTACACCACTCTGGCCCAGTACAGCTCCCAGCTACAACACAACCAGGTATTCCAACTCATACCTGGTGTCCCAGTCATACAGACATTTAGGAAGATGTCTTCTAACTTATCTTATGTAAGACAAGGTGTAAATGAATCTTACGTCCTTCATATAGACTCAAAGAGTTACCATTATAAAGACCTGCCCACAGCACAATTCaaaacaggactttttttttttttgcaaatttaatAAATTTCAATGAAATAATTGCAATCAATAGAGTTGCTCCTGAAGGTGAAGTAAATTTACACAGATTTTTTGCACCTCTTCAAATAAATTTGCACCTTTAACCAATAGCAAGCCGTCTTGACAGTGCTGAGCTGTGAGGGGACAGAGAACcggagagtccaaaatggaggaagctattGTAGCAGCCCTGTTGtattgttcacttttttttaaaaggacaggttcacaagttttcaagtgtgtgttaaaccagcagtcaggtgtccatatgagcagtgaaagaggttttcctcgctgtaatcattccccctgttcatactggatattaaaagatccttcaaatgtgctttcaatgtaagtgatggaggccaaaatccacagtgtgtcatttagtgcaaaaattaGTGCATgtaaagttgatgtgaagcttctattcagcttcagcagtctgagttagtcatatcaagtggatatctgacacatttacagtctttttagcatcaaattccctctttgtgtttcctcggacagtgtttccctgttgagctgcggtggaagtatagtaacaaaaagaggaactttggcactaaaaagactgtaacgttgaaagatatctacttgatttgactcatttggacgctgaagcttcatattagcttcagataaacttttaaatacatttttgcacagaaggaggactgtgcattttgtcctccatcacttccattgtaagtgcatcatgaagggatcttctaatggtcagtatgaacagaaggaatgattacagcaagaaaaacaggtttcactgctcatttgagctcctgactgttggtttaaaatGGACTGGAAGTATTGTGAAACCGTCCTTTaacttcctctgtctctgtcttctctgttccacaaaaaaacatggtttACAGACAGTGATGAGACAGGAGTTGATGCTACAACagcttttcctcctttttgtttATGTAGAAAATAACTATGTGCTTGTGTTTCCCAACAGAATGAAAGGGAATGTGATTGGTTATGCCATTTCTTGTCATCCCTCTAATGTATTCTCTATAATAAGTGCAAAAATACtacaaaagaaaaactcttGAGGAGGTGTCAGTGTAGGTTTGGTGTAGAGAGCATGTAACTTCAACACCAGAGGTTTGCATCCTGCCAACAGTCAATGCTGGTTTCTTctaaccatgaccacaatctttcccccAACTGTAACCATGTTGGCTAAACTCATTCAAACGGTAACCATAACCTTACAAAGTTTatcaactcatccactgattcagactaGAACAAACACACTAGAGGTTTAAAAAGACCCTTATTCTTTTGATTGATATTGATTTCCATTGGCCTTGCACCTAGGAACAGGTGagaagcagtggtggaaaataactaagaacatttactcaagtaataTACTTAATTACAATTTCGAGgtacaagcttttaaaatattttggtaCTTTGGACATCACAGGATCATGTTAGAAGACATCTTTCTATATCTCTTTACCTCTTGTCCATTTTGACCTCTTAaccctctctctatcttttgttttcatcatctcTCTATTTCATATATTTCCTCTCTAACTTCCTGTCTTCTCACACCCATCAACCGCTCTCCTTTtctgtgtctcatttgttttcccAACTGTAACCATGTAGTTTGGTTGCCTAAACTCAATCAAACAGTAACCGCAGAGGTGACAGATCAGAGAATAACACTGACAAACAACctgttctgttgttttggtTGGAGGGCTTGTTTTTGAGTGAAAACTGTGCATGATTTAGGTATTTAAGTCATTGAATCAGCAGTTAAACAGTGTTTTCTCTTCACCAGGATCAGAACCAGAACCAGCCTATCACACAGAACCAGCAGAGCCAAGACGACCAAGTCAATATACAACTACAGAACCTACAACTGGACAGCACAAAGAATGGGAGTAACTGATGTGGTGCAGTACCTCGAGAACCAGCAGCGTCTGCTTGGCCAGGTTCACACCTAAAGGAACCTAGAAGAACTTAAAACCAGCCAAACGCACAGCAGATGTTACTAACAAAACCAGGAAGGCAGAAACAATAGAAACTATAGGCAAAAGGAGACCAGCAGCAAAACCCAAAGAACTGATGCTGTAACAGAACTTTTATCCTGGACTGAGAACCCTAGTGAACCAGAACTGAACCAAGAAGCTTGAACCAAGAGAACCAAGtagaagaaaacacatgaaacaatattaatatctgataaatcaagtaaaataaagcaaagttaTCTATCTGGAATGTGTGCTTCAACTTTTTTGCAGAACGACTTGCTGTGCATTGGCTacattttttcatgcagaactAAGTCTGTCTGAATGTGACCTTatggtgttttcaaacctgtgtAGTTCACTCTGGCTGAATGGGACCCTGGTTAGTTTTCCTCCTAGGTACAATTTGTTTgggcaggtctgaacacagAAATTGTActtggaccaaaacaaccacacagagCCCCTTTACAGGAAATGGTCTCAGTTCatttgtggtgggaacgtgaTCCAACCTCCGACTGAGGTTTGACAACACCCTTATTCTTTTGATTGATGTTGATTTCCAGTGGCCTTGCACCTACATATGATGTGTGTATAACCACACTCCTTCTAAAGTGATACTCCACACAAAATCTATCATTTGAgctgtaaaatatttgtatttccaAATGAGGCCCACAAAGCTCTCCGTTGGGTGTGTGGaaaataactaagtacatttactcaagtactacaCTTAATTAAAATTtcgaggtacttgtactttacttgagtatttccatttgatgctactttatatttccactccactatatttcagagggaaatattgtactttctactccactacatttatttgacagctttagttacttttcagatgaagatttgacacaatggataatacaacaagcttttaaaatacaacatattgttaaagatgaaaccagtggtttccaacctttttggcttttgatgtcttataaaaagcagtgtgtagtcggggtcacattttacatgtctatgagttgttaacagctccaccaaatagtgatttttccctctaaacttctcacatgctttcatttcaataaatgttcaaatgatccaatatttcagcaaaaatcaaagattagagaaaaagtccaaaaactgaaaacagatttgtgtatcagaactttgttttttcttctttcctctcccattaatcatctcaccacccctcagatttatctgctgaccctttggaggggcccgacccctaggttgggaaccactggactaaactagctaactgtttataaagtagtgtaaactagctccacctccagcagctacaacagtaacatgctgctctaacactgatgcttcactattaataatctaatgatgtcatatataataatatatcagtcagagggaccaaaccactacttttactgcaatactttaactacatcaagctcataatacttatgtacatttactgcaatactttaactacatcaagctcacaATACTGATatacctttacttaagtaattTGTACTTAAGATCtgtcatgcaggacttttacttgtaatggagtatttttatattgctgtattggtacttttactaaatTAAAGGAtatgaatacttcttccaccactggtgagatgaaatacaatccaggaggTCCAGTTT includes:
- the LOC137185183 gene encoding tyrosine-protein phosphatase non-receptor type 7-like isoform X5, encoding MSTSAVRSASPPEEEPTTPPPMTTPPRKASVRLQERRGSNLSLLLDVSSLGAEPVCSVSTPKEVWLQLLHTSSRPLTHTLLQQAAMDTNTLNVEYQKIPPNFVSAAELDVPGHMIKDRYKTILPNPESRVILRSPEEEVGPDRYINANYIRGYRGASRAYIATQGPMLHTVGDFWDMVWQERSSIIVMVTRLKENNEKCELYWPQPRERRRMVKEEEEEEEEQREEEEEEGETGRFGRFLLRVRDSREKDGFTVTDMEIQLCSERRRVRHYWFTSWPDHHIPQCIAPLLRLVEEVEMYSKSLLPPSSQPITTPMPGSGPIIVHCRIRTRTSLSHRTSRAKTTKSIYNYRTYNWTAQRMGVTDVVQYLENQQRLLGQVHT
- the LOC137185183 gene encoding tyrosine-protein phosphatase non-receptor type 7-like isoform X1 → MSTSAVRSASPPEEEPTTPPPMTTPPRKASVRLQERRGSNLSLLLDVSSLGAEPVCSVSTPKEVWLQLLHTSSRPLTHTLLQQAAMDTNTLNVEYQKIPPNFVSAAELDVPGHMIKDRYKTILPNPESRVILRSPEEEVGPDRYINANYIRGYRGASRAYIATQGPMLHTVGDFWDMVWQERSSIIVMVTRLKENNEKCELYWPQPRERRRMVKEEEEEEEEQREEEEEEGETGRFGRFLLRVRDSREKDGFTVTDMEIQLCSERRRVRHYWFTSWPDHHIPQCIAPLLRLVEEVEMYSKSLLPPSSQPITTPMPGSGPIIVHCSAGIGRTGCFIASSIGSQQLRETGQVDILETVCQLRLDRGGMIQTTEQYQFLYTTLAQYSSQLQHNQDQNQNQPITQNQQSQDDQVNIQLQNLQLDSTKNGSN
- the LOC137185183 gene encoding tyrosine-protein phosphatase non-receptor type 7-like isoform X3, which codes for MSTSAVRSASPPEEEPTTPPPMTTPPRKASVRLQERRGSNLSLLLDVSSLGAEPVCSVSTPKEVWLQLLHTSSRPLTHTLLQQAAMDTNTLNVEYQKIPPNFVSAAELDVPGHMIKDRYKTILPNPESRVILRSPEEEVGPDRYINANYIRGYRGASRAYIATQGPMLHTVGDFWDMVWQERSSIIVMVTRLKENNEKCELYWPQPRERRRMVKEEEEEEEEQREEEEEEGETGRFGRFLLRVRDSREKDGFTVTDMEIQLCSERRRVRHYWFTSWPDHHIPQCIAPLLRLVEEVEMYSKSLLPPSSQPITTPMPGSGPIIVHCRGGMIQTTEQYQFLYTTLAQYSSQLQHNQDQNQNQPITQNQQSQDDQVNIQLQNLQLDSTKNGSN